The proteins below are encoded in one region of Neoasaia chiangmaiensis:
- a CDS encoding tetratricopeptide repeat protein, with translation MRHADQARDRRDWAQAALGYRAAINHIPDRPAIWVQYGHALKESGYLHDAELAYRRAIALNSTDADSFIQLGHALKLAERREEAREAYKQAYRLDPSLAQTVVDPSYLDHG, from the coding sequence ATGCGTCATGCAGATCAGGCACGCGATCGGCGCGACTGGGCACAGGCGGCTCTGGGCTATCGTGCAGCGATCAATCATATTCCAGACCGGCCTGCCATCTGGGTGCAATATGGTCATGCGCTCAAGGAATCTGGTTATCTTCATGACGCGGAACTCGCATACCGACGAGCGATTGCGCTGAATTCGACTGACGCTGACAGCTTTATTCAGCTTGGTCATGCCCTCAAGCTTGCCGAACGACGGGAAGAGGCCCGAGAGGCCTACAAGCAGGCTTATCGACTCGATCCGTCGCTTGCGCAGACTGTTGTCGACCCATCCTATCTCGACCACGGCTGA
- a CDS encoding glycosyltransferase: MKRRHEHAVPSGIGNCASPAVQELEALDAAAAAIAADWQSLGGKGHVPDAAAYWKQAPRPARQWLSRLTRHADAARDRGDAVEGAYFYQATVTIAPWRLDLKMQLGNMLKDSGRLPEAEAVYRAIMAEAPDEAEACLQLGHVYNLMGRRKAAIASFREAVRRDDGFMAAHQELFAAGETEAQRSTSAGYAHTHGREQIAHMAITLDGIRAALDDMARALPDVASFSAFPAEDYASFRRLFDFPAPPVNISTTSRLTIVVPQRNVSPVVAAFQIAALSSLARPVNVITLGASAALRQAWDRPTSLGQIVSHAEDEHGLAADLPADRIILLAPGRIPHRHLIAWMDVALAHEGVGIAFCDEEVVRRTHDTMRPFEPYRLLARPEADGLWLSQCDIVGGTLALSAEVWRTYRHLAPREIVEAALADARGVTHVPYALVSTLCESEQLPVEPFHLPSRATEDRPEACTAIICTRDNAADCRRMVESLFRRAHFPECLSCIIVDNGTSNASDLKTLQELALLPRVRILTNNQVFNWSALNNAAAAQVETPNILFCNDDMEMLTKGWDETLDALLRLEKAGAVGARLLYPDDTIQHAGVLLGWKGSVIHDGLHEPRESLAHFARWGVTREASAVTGAFLGMRRSVFVESGGFDADRLPVAYSDIDLCLRLRARGMRVIWTPLIDVRHDESVSRGLDHLDPFRHARNMTERAAFEQIWGEEKLSSDFTVNPIWADATMPLRLIRPVPAGMALRRWRYFQCAPNVSPYDETVPR, from the coding sequence CATGCGGTCCCATCAGGAATCGGGAACTGCGCGAGTCCGGCTGTTCAGGAACTCGAAGCGCTGGATGCTGCCGCGGCTGCGATTGCGGCGGATTGGCAGTCGTTGGGCGGCAAGGGGCATGTTCCGGATGCTGCCGCTTATTGGAAACAGGCACCCAGGCCTGCCCGGCAATGGCTTTCTCGCCTGACGCGGCACGCCGATGCGGCTCGAGACCGTGGGGATGCGGTGGAGGGTGCCTATTTCTATCAGGCGACAGTGACGATTGCACCTTGGCGACTCGATTTGAAGATGCAGTTGGGAAACATGCTGAAGGACAGTGGACGTCTTCCTGAAGCAGAGGCTGTCTATCGGGCGATCATGGCGGAGGCGCCGGATGAAGCAGAGGCCTGTCTGCAACTGGGGCATGTTTATAATCTCATGGGGCGTCGAAAGGCAGCAATTGCCTCCTTCCGCGAAGCGGTCCGGCGAGATGATGGGTTTATGGCAGCGCATCAGGAGTTGTTTGCTGCTGGCGAAACGGAGGCGCAGCGTTCGACTTCTGCGGGTTATGCGCATACGCATGGACGTGAGCAGATTGCTCATATGGCAATTACACTGGATGGGATTCGTGCGGCGCTTGACGATATGGCGCGAGCCTTGCCTGACGTGGCGTCCTTCAGTGCTTTTCCAGCCGAGGACTATGCCAGTTTCCGTAGGCTTTTTGATTTTCCCGCGCCGCCCGTTAATATTTCCACGACATCGAGACTGACGATTGTTGTTCCGCAGCGCAATGTCTCGCCGGTCGTGGCGGCGTTTCAGATAGCCGCGTTGAGCAGCCTTGCGCGTCCTGTCAACGTGATAACGTTGGGGGCGTCCGCGGCATTGCGTCAGGCATGGGATAGACCGACCAGCTTGGGACAGATTGTTTCCCATGCGGAGGATGAACATGGGCTTGCTGCTGATCTCCCGGCGGATAGGATCATTCTGCTGGCGCCTGGTCGCATACCGCATCGGCACCTGATCGCATGGATGGACGTGGCGCTGGCGCATGAAGGCGTTGGCATCGCGTTTTGTGACGAGGAGGTAGTTCGCCGTACGCATGACACGATGCGTCCTTTCGAGCCGTATCGTCTTCTGGCTCGTCCAGAGGCGGACGGCCTATGGCTTTCACAATGCGATATTGTTGGTGGCACATTAGCCTTGTCGGCCGAGGTCTGGCGCACCTACCGGCATCTGGCGCCGCGCGAGATCGTGGAGGCCGCGCTGGCGGATGCACGTGGCGTGACACATGTGCCTTACGCGCTCGTATCGACCCTGTGTGAATCGGAACAACTGCCGGTCGAGCCTTTTCATTTGCCATCGCGAGCGACGGAGGATCGTCCTGAAGCCTGTACGGCGATCATATGCACGCGGGACAATGCCGCAGATTGCCGCCGCATGGTCGAGAGCCTGTTCCGACGAGCGCACTTTCCCGAATGCTTGTCATGCATCATCGTCGACAATGGAACCAGCAATGCAAGCGATCTGAAAACCCTTCAGGAGCTTGCTTTGTTGCCGCGTGTGCGGATTCTGACGAACAATCAGGTATTCAACTGGTCAGCGTTGAACAATGCGGCGGCGGCGCAGGTCGAGACACCAAACATTCTGTTCTGCAATGACGATATGGAGATGCTGACAAAGGGATGGGACGAGACGCTTGACGCGCTTCTGCGTCTCGAGAAAGCGGGAGCCGTTGGTGCGAGGCTGCTTTATCCTGACGATACGATACAACATGCCGGTGTATTGTTGGGTTGGAAAGGTTCCGTCATCCATGACGGACTTCATGAGCCGCGGGAGAGCCTGGCCCATTTTGCACGGTGGGGGGTTACCCGGGAGGCCTCTGCGGTAACGGGGGCGTTCCTGGGAATGCGGCGTTCGGTTTTCGTTGAGAGCGGGGGGTTCGATGCGGATCGGCTGCCTGTTGCGTATAGTGACATAGACTTATGTTTAAGGCTCCGCGCACGTGGCATGCGCGTTATCTGGACGCCGCTGATCGACGTTCGTCATGATGAATCCGTTTCACGCGGCCTAGACCATCTCGACCCATTCCGGCATGCTCGGAATATGACGGAGCGTGCTGCTTTCGAGCAGATATGGGGAGAGGAAAAACTGAGTTCGGATTTTACCGTCAATCCCATCTGGGCTGATGCCACGATGCCGCTGCGTTTGATTCGTCCCGTTCCGGCTGGAATGGCCCTGCGTCGGTGGCGCTATTTTCAATGCGCGCCTAATGTTTCTCCCTATGACGAGACGGTGCCGAGGTAG